A window of the Candidatus Binatia bacterium genome harbors these coding sequences:
- a CDS encoding pyridoxine 5'-phosphate synthase has product MTKLGVNIDHVATLRQARRTPYPDIVAAALAAERG; this is encoded by the coding sequence ATGACGAAGCTGGGTGTGAACATCGATCACGTGGCGACCCTGCGCCAGGCGCGGCGGACGCCGTATCCGGACATTGTTGCGGCGGCACTGGCGGCGGAGCGTGG
- a CDS encoding helix-turn-helix domain-containing protein — protein sequence MAELKYKPVRHDHAAFLAKARTRKGFAEEYQALELEYAVANQLLRARTRAGLTQDAVADRMGTTKSAISRLEAAGKHTPSLDTLRRYARAVGCELQVKLVPKKG from the coding sequence ATGGCTGAGTTGAAGTACAAGCCCGTTCGACATGACCATGCCGCCTTCCTCGCGAAGGCGAGGACGCGCAAGGGTTTTGCCGAGGAGTATCAGGCGCTGGAGCTGGAATACGCGGTGGCAAATCAGTTGCTCCGGGCCAGGACCCGTGCGGGCCTTACGCAGGACGCCGTCGCGGACAGGATGGGTACGACCAAGAGCGCAATCTCGCGTCTCGAGGCTGCGGGCAAGCACACGCCGTCGCTCGATACGCTTCGTCGCTACGCCCGTGCCGTCGGGTGCGAGCTTCAAGTGAAGCTCGTGCCAAAGAAAGGGTGA
- a CDS encoding helix-turn-helix domain-containing protein, translating to MKLLEKIARGPLTLGMAIESIRKSEELSQDECARKLGVSKSHLCDVEKGRKTVSPERAAKWARALSYPESVLVRLAIQSELDAAGLKYKVEIEAAQRSDRSDRLGRPVPAGGPRPRRRGAGRPSPTLRWELPAAGAAGPRCCERRRRSR from the coding sequence ATGAAGCTGCTGGAGAAGATCGCGCGTGGCCCGCTCACCCTGGGCATGGCCATCGAGTCCATCCGCAAGAGCGAGGAGCTTTCGCAGGACGAGTGCGCCAGGAAGCTCGGTGTCTCGAAGTCGCATCTCTGCGACGTCGAGAAGGGCCGCAAGACAGTGAGTCCCGAGCGTGCCGCGAAGTGGGCACGGGCTCTCAGCTACCCCGAGTCCGTCCTGGTGCGTCTCGCCATCCAGAGCGAGCTGGACGCGGCGGGGTTGAAATACAAGGTCGAGATCGAGGCCGCGCAACGTTCGGATCGCTCCGATCGCCTGGGGCGACCGGTTCCCGCCGGCGGCCCTCGGCCTCGCCGTCGCGGTGCCGGTCGACCATCGCCGACACTCCGGTGGGAGTTGCCCGCAGCCGGCGCCGCCGGGCCTCGATGTTGCGAAAGGCGGAGACGATCGAGATGA
- a CDS encoding transposase, producing the protein MFTRALLAFERRRAREHGIVGCGGAVTAIQRCGSALNTGIHLHTLVVEGVFEAPPAGSQCFIAASAPPTDVEVACLPGCCWTPRRWLRCRAHRSLAVSPRGASGPSSPQGVRRFQKLALIDRWVCTDLSIHV; encoded by the coding sequence GTGTTCACGCGCGCTCTGCTCGCCTTCGAACGCCGCCGCGCACGCGAGCACGGCATCGTGGGTTGCGGCGGTGCGGTGACGGCGATTCAACGCTGTGGGTCGGCGCTCAACACCGGCATCCATCTTCACACGTTGGTGGTCGAGGGTGTGTTCGAAGCGCCGCCGGCCGGTTCGCAGTGCTTCATTGCGGCGTCCGCTCCACCGACCGACGTCGAAGTAGCCTGTCTGCCCGGCTGTTGCTGGACTCCCCGGCGCTGGCTGCGATGCCGGGCGCATCGGTCGTTGGCCGTGTCGCCACGGGGCGCGAGCGGTCCGTCGTCGCCGCAGGGGGTCCGTCGATTCCAGAAACTCGCCCTGATCGATCGTTGGGTGTGCACGGATCTCTCCATTCACGTCTGA
- a CDS encoding DUF4143 domain-containing protein: MPVAEIPRLLEPPRQSFFLFGPRGTGKSRWLGKRFASAAATFDLLDEGLRVELLAEPDALARKLDGLQPGTWVVIDEVQRAPVLLNTVHRYIEKYRLRFVLCGSSARQLRRRGVNLLAGRAVERRLHPFVPGELGDRFDLGAALSVGTLPLVWSAADPRDSLRAYVQTYLVQEIQAEAAVRGLPSFARFLPIAALLHGQVLNVAALARDAGVPRSTVQTYLEILHQTLLTFQLDAYRPRLRVKEVAHPKLYWADSGLVRAFKRAFGALQDEERGALFEGWVAQTLRAMNDYAGLFDDWSYWSSHGSGGAVEVDFVLRQGKRLVAIEAKAGRRFKPDMLKGLRAIAGLDGIKRRLLIYGGQDSWRTDDRIEVMSADAFIAELARGF, encoded by the coding sequence ATGCCCGTCGCCGAGATCCCGCGCCTCCTCGAGCCTCCGCGCCAATCCTTTTTCTTGTTCGGTCCACGCGGCACGGGCAAGAGCCGCTGGTTGGGGAAACGATTCGCCAGCGCCGCCGCGACCTTCGACCTCCTGGACGAGGGGCTCCGGGTGGAACTCCTTGCGGAACCCGACGCCCTGGCCCGTAAGCTGGACGGCCTGCAGCCCGGAACATGGGTCGTCATCGACGAGGTGCAGCGGGCACCGGTGCTGCTCAACACGGTGCATCGCTACATCGAAAAGTATCGGCTGCGGTTCGTGCTTTGCGGTTCGAGCGCCCGCCAGCTCCGCCGCCGGGGCGTGAATCTGCTCGCGGGCCGAGCGGTGGAACGGCGCCTCCATCCGTTCGTGCCCGGCGAGCTCGGCGACCGGTTCGACCTGGGCGCGGCGCTCAGCGTCGGCACGCTTCCGCTGGTATGGAGTGCCGCCGATCCCCGCGACTCGTTGCGGGCCTACGTGCAAACCTATCTCGTGCAGGAAATCCAGGCCGAAGCCGCAGTACGCGGCCTCCCGAGCTTCGCGCGGTTCCTGCCGATCGCGGCGCTGCTTCACGGGCAGGTCCTGAACGTCGCGGCGCTCGCACGTGATGCGGGCGTGCCCCGGTCGACCGTGCAGACGTACCTCGAGATCCTCCACCAGACGCTGCTCACCTTCCAGCTCGACGCCTACCGCCCGCGCCTGCGGGTTAAAGAGGTCGCTCATCCGAAACTGTATTGGGCAGACTCCGGTCTCGTGCGGGCCTTCAAGCGCGCGTTCGGCGCCCTGCAGGACGAGGAGCGCGGCGCCTTGTTCGAAGGCTGGGTGGCGCAGACCCTGCGTGCCATGAACGACTACGCCGGGCTGTTCGACGACTGGTCCTACTGGTCGTCGCACGGCAGCGGCGGCGCGGTGGAGGTCGATTTCGTGCTCCGCCAGGGCAAGCGGTTGGTGGCCATCGAAGCCAAAGCGGGCCGGCGGTTCAAACCAGACATGCTCAAAGGGCTCCGGGCGATCGCCGGCCTCGACGGGATCAAGCGCCGCCTGCTGATCTATGGCGGCCAGGACTCGTGGCGGACGGACGACCGCATCGAGGTGATGTCGGCGGATGCCTTCATCGCCGAGCTGGCGCGCGGGTTCTGA
- a CDS encoding uroporphyrinogen-III synthase gives MAELIRRFVDGTVDVALFTSATQVYHVLQVAQEIDLARDLVEAGARVVVGSIGPICSDALRGHGLAVDLEPEHPRMGQLVAAVAARGPGLLTAKRAAPLGGFETRHQCARKRAWSAR, from the coding sequence ATGGCGGAGCTGATCCGCCGGTTTGTGGACGGTACCGTGGACGTGGCGCTCTTCACGAGCGCCACGCAAGTGTACCACGTCCTTCAAGTCGCACAGGAGATCGACCTGGCTCGCGACCTCGTTGAGGCAGGCGCGAGAGTCGTCGTTGGATCGATCGGACCGATCTGCAGCGACGCTCTGCGCGGGCATGGCCTTGCTGTCGATCTGGAACCGGAGCACCCCAGGATGGGACAGCTCGTTGCCGCAGTTGCGGCTCGCGGGCCAGGGCTGCTGACTGCGAAACGTGCAGCGCCGTTGGGCGGGTTTGAAACCCGCCACCAGTGCGCCCGTAAGCGTGCATGGTCAGCGAGGTGA